The following are encoded together in the Drosophila biarmipes strain raj3 chromosome 3L, RU_DBia_V1.1, whole genome shotgun sequence genome:
- the LOC108035078 gene encoding tyrosine-protein kinase Abl isoform X2 — protein MGAQQGKDRGAHSGGGGSAAPVSCIGLSSSPVASVSPHCISSSSGVSSAPLGGGSTLRGSRIKSSSSGVVSGGGSGGGGGGSGSGLSQRSGGHKDPRCNPSVGLNIFTEHNEALLQSRPLPHIPAGSAAASLLADAAEMQQHQQDSGGLGLQGSSLGGGHSSTTSVFESAHRWTSKENLLAPGPEEDDPQLFVALYDFQAGGENQLSLKKGEQVRILSYNKSGEWCEAHSDSGNVGWVPSNYVTPLNSLEKHSWYHGPISRNAAEYLLSSGINGSFLVRESESSPGQRSISLRYEGRVYHYRISEDPDGKVFVTQEAKFNTLAELVHHHSVPHEGHGLITPLLYPAPKQNKPTVFPLSPEPDEWEICRTDIMMKHKLGGGQYGEVYEAVWKRYGNTVAVKTLKEDTMALKDFLEEAAIMKEMKHPNLVQLIGVCTREPPFYIITEFMSHGNLLDFLRSAGRETLDAVALLYMATQIASGMSYLESRNYIHRDLAARNCLVGDNKLVKVADFGLARLMRDDTYTAHAGAKFPIKWTAPEGLAYNKFSTKSDVWAFGVLLWEIATYGMSPYPGIDLTDVYHKLEKGYRMERPPGCPPEVYDLMRQCWQWDAADRPTFKSIHHALEHMFQESSITEAVEKQLNANATSASSSTAPSTSGVASGGGATTTTAASGCASSSSATASLSLTPQMVKKGLPGGQSLTPNAHHNDPHQQQASTPMSETGSTSTKLSTFSSQGKGNVQMRRTTNKQGKQAPAPPKRTSLLSSSRDSTYREEDPATARCNFIDDLSTNGIHKLKTANYFSQTLSRNFKTQIPTHHTHQIRTQQLQQQQQSVQQQSVPLPVQQQQPPQHQQQKQQQYSIKKSSSCSSFLYDILFRGLARDINSLTQRYDSETDPTADPDTDATGDSLEHSLSHVIAAPATNKMQQSLHGGGGGIGPRSSQQHSSFKRPTGTPVMGNRGLETRQSKRSQQHPQAPAPAPPPNQLHHGNNGVVTGAQPITVGALEVMNVKRVVNRYGTLPKVTRIGAYLDSLEDNSDATTAPPAPAPAPPPANGHATPPSARMNPKASPIPPQQMIRSNSSGGVTMQNNAAASLNKLQRHRTTTEGTMMTFSSFRAGGSSSSPKRSGSGVAAGVQPALANLEFPPPPLDLPPPPEEFEGAPPPPPPAPESAVQAIQQHLHAQVPNNGNISNGNGTNNNDSSHNDVSNTAPSVEEASSRFGVSLRKREPSTDSCSSLGSPPEDLKEKLITEIKAAGKENAPASHVANGSGIAVVDPGSLLVTELAESMNLPKPPPPQQQQQKLTNGNGSGSGFKAQLKKVEPKKMSPPMAKAETASTIIDFKAHLRRVDKEKEPPAPAAAPVASQTVTNNANCNTTGTLNRKEDGSRKFAQAMQKTEIKIDVTNSNVEAETAAAGEGDLGKRRSTGSINSLKKLWEQQPPAPDYASSSILQQQPTVVNGGGAPNAQLSPKYGMKSGVTTAIGGTLPAKPGNRPPPAAPPPPPPNCTTSNSSTTSTSTSSRDCTSRQQAGSTIKTSHSTQLFTDDEEQSQSQPEGLGGQVAADMTQSLYEQKPQIQQKPAVPHKPTKLTIYATPIAKLAEPASSGSASSTQISRESILELVGLLEGSLKHPVNAIAGSQWLQLSDKLNILHNSCVIFAENGAMPPHSKFQFRELVTRVEAQSRHLRTAGSKNVQDNERLVAEVGQSLRQISNALNR, from the exons AAGCCCTGCTGCAGTCGCGTCCATTACCTCACATTCCGGCCGGCAGCGCGGCGGCCTCTCTTCTGGCGGATGCGGCGGAGatgcagcaacatcagcaggaTTCCGGTGGCCTGGGACTGCAGGGCTCCTCCCTGGGCGGTGGCCACAGCTCGACCACATCGGTGTTTGAATCCGCCCACCGTTGGACCTCCAAGGAGAACCTCTTGGCCCCCGGCCCCGAGGAGGATGATCCACAGCTGTTTGTGGCTCTGTACGACTTTCAGGCCGGCGGCGAGAATCAATTGAGCCTGAAGAAGGGCGAGCAGGTCCGCATCCTGAGCTACAACAAGTCGGGCGAGTGGTGCGAGGCGCACTCCGACTCCGGCAACGTGGGATGGGTGCCCTCCAACTACGTGACTCCGCTCAATTCGCTGGAGAAGCACTCCTGGTACCATGGTCCCATCTCGCGCAATGCCGCCGAGTATCTGCTGAGCTCCGGGATCAACGGCAGCTTCCTGGTCCGCGAAAGCGAAAGCTCACCGGGTCAGAGGAGCATCAGTCTCCG ATACGAGGGTCGCGTCTATCACTACCGCATCTCAGAGGATCCCGATGGCAAGGTCTTCGTCACCCAGGAGGCCAAGTTCAACACTCTGGCCGAGCTGGTGCATCATCACAGCGTGCCCCACGAGGGCCACGGCCTCATCACACCGCTCTTGTATCCGGCGCCCAAGCAGAACAAGCCCACCGTCTTCCCGCTGAGCCCCGAGCCGGACGAGTGGGAGATCTGCCGGACGGACATCATGATGAAGCACAAACTGGGCGGAGGGCAGTATGGCGAGGTGTACGAGGCCGTTTGGAAGCGGTACGGCAATACGGTGGCTGTTAAAACGCTCAAGGAGGACACCATGGCTCTGAAGGACTTCCTCGAAGAGGCGGCCATCATGAAGGAAATGAAGCACCCCAATCTGGTGCAGCTCATAG GTGTTTGCACCAGGGAACCGCCCTTCTACATCATCACCGAGTTCATGTCGCACGGCAATCTGCTGGACTTCCTGCGCTCCGCCGGCCGCGAGACGCTCGATGCCGTGGCGCTGCTCTACATGGCCACGCAGATAGCATCGGGCATGAGCTACTTGGAGTCGCGCAACTACATTCACCGCGATCTGGCCGCCCGCAACTGCCTGGTGGGCGACAACAAGCTGGTCAAGGTGGCCGACTTCGGGCTGGCGCGCCTGATGCGAGATGATACGTACACGGCGCATGCCGGTGCCAAGTTCCCGATCAAGTGGACCGCACCGGAGGGACTGGCGTACAACAAGTTCAGCACCAAGTCGGACGTGTGGGCCTTCGGGGTGCTGCTGTGGGAGATCGCCACGTACGGGATGTCGCCGTATCCGGGCATCGATCTGACCGACGTGTACCACAAGCTGGAGAAGGGCTATCGCATGGAGCGGCCCCCCGGCTGTCCGCCGGAGGTGTACGACTTGATGCGCCAGTGCTGGCAGTGGGATGCCGCCGACCGGCCCACGTTCAAGAGCATACACCATGCGCTGGAGCACATGTTTCAG GAATCGTCCATCACCGAAGCGGTCGAGAAGCAGCTGAACGCCAACGCCACCAGCGCGAGCAGCTCCACAGCACCGAGCACATCGGGCGTGGCCAGCGGCGGAGGAGCCACAACCACGACGGCGGCCAGCGGTTGCGCTTCCTCATCCTCGGCCACCGCCTCGCTCAGCCTCACACCGCAGATGGTGAAGAAGGGTCTGCCCGGCGGTCAGTCGCTCACGCCGAATGCCCACCACAACGATCCGCACCAGCAGCAGGCCAGCACGCCCATGTCAG AAACCGGCTCCACTTCCACCAAGCTGAGCACCTTCTCCAGCCAGGGCAAGGGCAACGTCCAGATGCGTCGCACCACCAACAAGCAGGGCAAGCAGGCACCGGCACCACCGAAGCGAACCAG CCTGCTCTCGAGCAGTCGGGACTCCACTTATCGCGAGGAGGATCCTGCCACCGCCCGATGCAATTTCATCGACGACCTCAGCACGAATGGTATACACAAATTGAAAACTGCCAACTATTTCAGCCAGACCCTCTCTAGAAATTTCAAGACCCAAATTCCAACCCACCACACACACCAAATACGTACAcaacaactgcaacaacaacaacagtcCGTACAACAACAATCCGTACCACTGCCAgtacagcaacaacaaccaccacaacatcaacaacagaaacaacaacagtATTCCATTAAGAAATCGTCCTCCTGCAGTAGTTTTCTTTACGACATCCTATTTCGAG GTCTAGCCCGGGACATCAACAGTTTGACGCAGCGCTACGACTCGGAAACGGATCCCACTGCCGACCCGGACACAGACGCCACGGGCGATAGTCTGGAGCACAGTCTGAGCCATGTGATCGCCGCTCCTGCCACCAACAAGATGCAGCAGTCTCTCCacggcggaggcggaggcatTGGTCCTCGCTCCTCGCAGCAGCACAGCTCCTTCAAGCGGCCAACCGGTACGCCCGTGATGGGCAACCGCGGTCTGGAGACCCGGCAGAGCAAGCGTTCCCAGCAGCATCCACAGGCTCCGGCTCCAGCACCGCCGCCAAATCAACTGCATCATGGCAACAATGGAGTGGTGACCGGGGCCCAGCCGATCACCGTGGGCGCTCTGGAGGTGATGAATGTCAAGCGGGTGGTGAATCGCTACGGAACACTGCCCAAGGTAACCAGGATCGGTGCCTATCTGGACAGCCTGGAGGACAATAGTGATGCTACAACTGCTCCACCGgcacctgctcctgctccgccCCCGGCCAATGGACACGCCACGCCACCGTCGGCCAGAATGAATCCGAAGGCCAGCCCCATTCCGCCGCAGCAGATGATCCGGAGCAACTCATCAGGTGGTGTGACCATGCAGAACAATGCAGCTGCCAGTCTGAATAAGCTGCAGCGTCATCGCACCACCACCGAGGGCACCATGATGACGTTCTCCTCCTTCCGGGCCGGCGGTTCCAGCAGTTCACCCAAGCGAAGTGGTTCGGGAGTGGCAGCAGGCGTCCAACCGGCTCTAGCCAATCTGGAGTTTCCACCGCCGCCGCTGGACTTGCCCCCGCCACCCGAGGAATTCGAGGGGgcaccaccacctcctccgccggcgCCCGAGAGCGCTGTGCAGGCCATCCAGCAGCATCTGCATGCCCAGGTGCCAAACAATGGCAATATCAGCAACGGAAACGGaaccaacaacaacgacagcaGCCACAACGATGTGAGCAACACAGCTCCCAGTGTGGAGGAGGCCAGCTCCAGATTCGGAGTGTCCCTAAGAAAGCGCGAGCCCTCCACCGACTCCTGCAGCTCGCTGGGCAGTCCACCCGAGGATCTCAAGGAGAAGCTGATCACCGAGATCAAGGCAGCCGGCAAGGAGAATGCTCCGGCCTCGCATGTGGCCAACGGTTCCGGAATCGCAGTCGTGGATCCCGGCTCCTTGCTGGTTACTGAGCTGGCCGAGAGCATGAACCTGCCcaagccgccgccgccgcaacagcagcagcagaagctgACCAACGGCAATGGTTCCGGATCCGGATTCAAGGCTCAGCTTAAGAAAGTCGAGCCCAAGAAGATGAGCCCGCCGATGGCCAAGGCGGAGACCGCCAGTACCATCATTGACTTCAAGGCCCATCTGCGTCGGGTGGACAAGGAGAAGGAGCCGCCAGCTCCAGCTGCAGCTCCGGTAGCATCCCAAACCGTAACCAACAATGCCAACTGCAATACAACGGGCACCTTGAACCGGAAGGAGGATGGTAGCCGGAAGTTCGCCCAGGCCATGCAAAAGACTGAAATCAAAATCGATGTGACGAATTCGAATGTGGAGGCggaaacagcagcagcgggcGAGGGCGATCTCGGCAAGCGACGAAGCACAGGTAGTATTAATAGCTTAAAGAAACTGTGGGAGCAGCAGCCCCCGGCTCCGGATTATGCCAGCAGCTCCattctgcagcagcagccaacGGTGGTGAATGGCGGCGGAGCACCAAACGCCCAGCTGTCGCCCAAGTATGGGATGAAATCGGGAGTCACCACCGCTATCGGTGGCACCCTGCCAGCCAAGCCGGGCAATAGGCCGCCACCGGCAgccccaccaccaccgcccccGAACTGCACCACCTCCAACTCCTCCACCACATCCACTAGCACCTCTAGTAGAGATTGCACCAGCAGGCAGCAGGCCGGCAGCACAATAAAAACCTCTCATTCAACGCAACTCTTCACAGATGACGAGGAGCAATCGCAATCGCAGCCAGAGGGACTGGGAGGCCAGGTGGCAGCGGACATGACCCAGTCGCTGTACGAGCAGAAGCCGCAGATCCAGCAAAAGCCAGCGGTGCCGCACAAGCCCACCAAGCTGACCATCTACGCCACGCCCATAGCCAAGCTGGCCGAGCCGGCCAGTTCCGGATCCGCCAGCTCCACCCAGATATCGCGGGAGAGCATCCTCGAGCTGGTGGGTCTGCTGGAGGGCTCGCTCAAGCACCCGGTGAACGCCATCGCTGGTTCGCAATGGCTGCAGCTGAGCGACAAGCTCAACATTCTGCACAACTCGTGCGTGATCTTTGCGGAGAACGGGGCGATGCCGCCGCACTCCAA